One genomic window of Sphingomonas sp. C3-2 includes the following:
- a CDS encoding HNH endonuclease gives MDHGIRAEHFELLAKLSRLERKRGDQEQDAAYNMLVESYEATADWARAVQARLFPEGFVRKLSRPTDMAQRFKPYTWARIYPRPDAPKELAYTVGIGESGEFCVKLDTVQINGTATRRVYDELRHHDNHLSPFAALIPAKIGLAMSFEGLVDWSCEQIGAFEPGYDALAQTLGLIKPQMSLITDPEISRRAFQRWHEALGTDPIDGAIRRISNHSVWLQARHRATGCDVKLGLDPTGDEWAVEINAPPIAGDYNRLSGIARDANGGLHLLRQGWLRGRRSAPDVREQQFAELTGLEAVPLVATGRAAARTWFLVASLDDPPERIRRTTARFVELCNAARAEVDAVANDAKIKLVSRFEQLCANVTMLEAVRVEHQTDDYMAYLGLLRRGTCFLPYTTADGIAFAPSRFIGYADNSFGKHAANEARDGRLTNRAINAIIGHPPVLEPVLEDEYRRFCLRLGFTPLSTGAFGVARKYWLTAEIRNRLDLLVQQRVMDDPVLTVTQKDQLIQARVGQGAFREALFDQWNARCCVTDCAIRPALRASHIKPWRVASNVERLDRFNGLLLVANVDALFDRFLISFSDAGDMLLGPDISKDDLLALGCDPDRRIGVCTSHAPYLAWHRAEFCERGGIG, from the coding sequence ATGGATCATGGGATCCGCGCTGAGCATTTCGAACTGCTAGCGAAACTGAGCCGGTTGGAGCGTAAGAGGGGCGATCAGGAACAGGACGCTGCCTACAATATGTTGGTCGAAAGCTATGAGGCGACGGCGGACTGGGCGCGCGCGGTGCAGGCTCGGCTCTTTCCGGAAGGATTCGTTCGCAAGCTCTCGCGCCCAACTGATATGGCGCAGCGCTTCAAGCCCTATACTTGGGCGCGCATCTATCCGCGACCTGACGCGCCCAAGGAGTTGGCCTATACAGTTGGGATAGGCGAGTCCGGTGAGTTCTGCGTCAAACTCGATACCGTCCAGATCAACGGAACCGCGACGCGTCGTGTCTACGATGAGTTACGCCACCACGACAATCATCTCTCGCCCTTCGCCGCCCTCATCCCAGCCAAGATTGGGCTTGCCATGTCTTTCGAGGGGTTGGTCGACTGGTCGTGCGAGCAGATCGGCGCGTTCGAACCGGGGTATGATGCGCTTGCGCAAACGCTGGGGCTAATCAAACCGCAGATGAGTCTTATCACCGATCCTGAAATTTCTCGTCGTGCGTTCCAGCGCTGGCATGAGGCGCTCGGCACCGATCCCATAGATGGTGCAATTCGGAGAATCTCCAACCACTCGGTCTGGCTGCAGGCGCGCCACCGCGCGACTGGTTGCGATGTAAAGCTTGGTCTCGATCCGACTGGTGACGAGTGGGCGGTTGAGATCAACGCACCACCGATCGCCGGTGATTATAACCGTTTGTCTGGTATCGCACGCGATGCAAACGGCGGGTTGCATCTGTTGCGTCAAGGCTGGCTACGCGGCCGTCGCTCTGCGCCGGATGTCCGTGAACAGCAGTTCGCCGAGTTGACCGGACTTGAAGCCGTGCCATTGGTGGCGACGGGCCGAGCCGCAGCTCGAACATGGTTCTTAGTTGCGAGCCTTGACGATCCGCCCGAACGTATTCGCCGCACCACTGCACGTTTCGTTGAGCTCTGCAATGCTGCGCGCGCCGAGGTTGATGCTGTAGCGAACGATGCGAAGATCAAATTGGTCTCCCGTTTCGAACAATTGTGCGCCAACGTGACAATGCTGGAGGCTGTGCGTGTCGAGCATCAGACCGATGACTACATGGCGTACCTCGGCCTCCTCAGGCGCGGCACCTGTTTTCTTCCTTATACGACAGCGGATGGCATCGCATTCGCCCCGTCACGCTTCATCGGCTATGCCGACAACAGTTTTGGAAAGCACGCTGCCAATGAGGCACGCGATGGGCGATTAACCAATCGTGCGATCAACGCGATCATTGGTCATCCTCCAGTGCTCGAACCGGTGCTCGAGGACGAATATCGCCGCTTCTGCCTTCGGTTGGGCTTCACGCCGCTATCGACTGGGGCGTTCGGCGTCGCCCGCAAATACTGGCTGACCGCTGAAATCCGTAACCGGCTCGACCTTCTCGTCCAGCAGCGGGTGATGGATGACCCCGTACTCACCGTGACCCAAAAGGATCAGCTCATTCAGGCTCGCGTCGGCCAGGGGGCCTTCCGCGAGGCCCTTTTTGATCAGTGGAATGCGCGATGCTGCGTTACAGACTGTGCAATTCGCCCGGCGCTGCGCGCATCGCATATCAAACCCTGGCGCGTGGCCTCCAATGTTGAGCGGCTCGACCGTTTCAATGGGCTGCTGCTCGTCGCCAATGTTGACGCGCTGTTCGACCGCTTCCTTATTTCATTCAGCGACGCGGGTGACATGCTATTGGGCCCTGACATTAGTAAGGACGATTTGCTTGCCCTTGGCTGTGATCCGGATCGTCGTATCGGGGTGTGCACGTCACATGCGCCTTATCTTGCTTGGCATCGGGCCGAATTCTGTGAGCGCGGCGGCATCGGCTGA
- a CDS encoding porin family protein, whose protein sequence is MYRKVILAASALAFATSAHAATETGPYVGAAVTVDSVNIDQPGIDSVGSTGVGASAFAGYNVALGNGLFVAPEANIDLNTADAHLTNGVDTLRYRARWGWGVGARAGYDISDSTAAYVRAGYAREQIRTTVTGLSDKTWLDGVRVGGGLETKVAPHVKVRAEYNYVNYDKGVSNTQGLLGLVYGF, encoded by the coding sequence ATGTATCGTAAGGTAATTCTTGCGGCCTCTGCGCTCGCCTTCGCCACGTCGGCTCACGCGGCCACCGAAACCGGCCCCTATGTCGGCGCCGCCGTCACGGTCGACTCGGTCAACATCGACCAGCCCGGCATCGACAGCGTCGGCTCCACCGGCGTCGGCGCCTCGGCCTTTGCCGGCTACAACGTCGCGCTCGGCAATGGCCTGTTCGTCGCCCCCGAAGCGAATATCGACCTCAACACCGCCGATGCGCACCTGACCAACGGCGTCGACACGCTGCGCTACCGCGCACGCTGGGGCTGGGGCGTCGGCGCCCGCGCGGGTTACGACATCTCGGACAGCACCGCCGCCTATGTCCGCGCCGGCTATGCCCGTGAGCAGATCCGCACCACCGTCACCGGCCTTTCGGACAAGACCTGGCTCGACGGCGTGCGCGTCGGCGGCGGCCTTGAAACCAAGGTTGCCCCGCATGTGAAGGTTCGCGCCGAATATAACTATGTCAATTACGACAAGGGCGTGAGCAACACCCAGGGCCTGCTGGGTCTCGTCTACGGCTTCTAA
- a CDS encoding response regulator: MAKRVLVVEDNELNLKLFCDLLRAHDYVAEPVRDGREAVARAQAFKPDLIIMDIQLPHVSGVELIEMLKADEELKTIPIMAVTAYAAKGDEERIRALGAAAYVSKPISVVRFVDQVAALL, from the coding sequence GTGGCAAAAAGGGTGCTCGTTGTCGAGGACAACGAACTCAATCTGAAACTGTTCTGCGACCTTTTGCGCGCGCATGACTATGTGGCCGAGCCCGTTCGCGACGGGCGCGAGGCGGTGGCGCGCGCGCAGGCGTTCAAGCCCGATCTGATCATCATGGATATCCAGCTGCCGCATGTGAGCGGGGTGGAGCTGATCGAGATGCTGAAGGCCGATGAGGAGCTGAAGACGATCCCGATCATGGCGGTGACCGCCTATGCCGCAAAGGGCGACGAGGAGCGAATCCGCGCGCTGGGGGCGGCGGCGTATGTCTCCAAACCGATTTCAGTGGTGCGATTCGTCGATCAGGTTGCCGCGCTGCTCTGA
- a CDS encoding DUF2711 family protein yields MNDADRTKFGPPDDTPMLPWFGGAFSHGFVALHPFVAIEGLHPGVCEYGTLILPRSSAPPDVDLLEWVDGEAEERRDGKEVTASSVDEIAVRFGNQVSWREICHLAGLSDHCALDQALRTIILGLRKDLEDQTSAERLKKFCDQNALFRPTEGRFQPIMQANLIDLFERVGVSEVFVGDEFGDDERLVTLATLGGELAWDRRTDLSSWGIRRIYAPDQSILVWVHWDSFYTAVFATAERLDGSRLDELFEGFWCSNETSTYWLTQPAIPLTQ; encoded by the coding sequence ATGAACGACGCTGATCGCACCAAATTTGGACCTCCCGACGATACGCCAATGCTGCCATGGTTTGGTGGCGCGTTTTCACACGGCTTCGTAGCGCTTCACCCATTTGTTGCGATTGAGGGGCTTCATCCCGGGGTATGTGAATACGGGACGTTGATTTTGCCACGTTCCAGTGCACCACCTGACGTAGACTTGCTTGAGTGGGTAGATGGTGAAGCGGAAGAACGTCGGGACGGCAAAGAGGTAACAGCAAGCTCAGTCGATGAGATCGCGGTTAGGTTTGGCAATCAAGTGAGCTGGCGAGAAATTTGTCATCTCGCTGGGCTCAGCGATCATTGCGCACTGGACCAGGCGCTTAGAACAATCATCCTCGGGTTGAGAAAAGATTTGGAGGATCAAACATCAGCCGAGCGACTGAAAAAGTTTTGCGACCAGAATGCACTCTTTCGCCCGACCGAAGGGCGATTTCAGCCAATTATGCAAGCCAACCTAATCGATCTATTTGAGCGAGTGGGGGTTTCCGAGGTGTTCGTCGGGGATGAATTTGGGGATGACGAACGGCTCGTAACCCTTGCGACACTTGGCGGTGAACTAGCTTGGGATCGGCGAACGGATTTGTCATCGTGGGGCATCAGGCGAATTTACGCGCCGGACCAATCCATACTCGTGTGGGTTCACTGGGACAGCTTCTATACGGCGGTTTTCGCGACTGCCGAAAGACTGGACGGGAGCAGGCTCGACGAGTTGTTCGAAGGCTTCTGGTGTTCAAATGAGACGTCGACATACTGGCTAACGCAGCCGGCCATCCCGCTCACACAGTAG
- a CDS encoding STAS/SEC14 domain-containing protein — MFTQIDAPENVFAGRFSGRLSKDDIDAALRRLDAMLDSGQDVHLFIEVEDFQGLSGEAWKSDLGHSLHYLKRLKQFGRVAVVSEQGWLRMMTRIESAVLPFIHYEVFTPDQREMALAWAKGEGELNRPAPLKLLSTGSPDLIAFELDGRMTRAALDDFFTELRDAIGERRDVRLLGRITRYDGFDPAVMVDRRYIEMKFELMRKVSRYAVVGGPGWLASVIGLAAPLVKPDVRHFAADDEEGARRWLGEGGNQAPVAG, encoded by the coding sequence ATGTTCACCCAGATCGACGCCCCCGAAAATGTCTTTGCCGGCCGCTTTTCCGGCCGCCTGTCGAAGGACGATATCGACGCGGCGCTGCGCCGACTCGATGCGATGCTCGACAGCGGGCAGGACGTCCACCTGTTCATCGAGGTGGAGGATTTTCAGGGGTTGAGCGGTGAAGCGTGGAAGAGCGATCTGGGGCATAGCCTCCATTATCTGAAGCGGCTCAAGCAGTTCGGGCGCGTGGCGGTGGTGAGCGAGCAGGGCTGGCTGCGCATGATGACGCGGATCGAAAGCGCGGTGCTGCCCTTCATCCATTACGAGGTGTTCACCCCCGACCAGCGCGAGATGGCGCTCGCCTGGGCGAAGGGCGAGGGCGAGCTCAACCGCCCCGCGCCGCTCAAGCTGCTGTCGACCGGATCGCCCGACCTCATCGCCTTCGAGCTGGACGGACGGATGACGCGCGCGGCGCTCGACGACTTCTTCACCGAGCTGCGCGACGCGATCGGCGAGCGCCGCGATGTGCGGCTGCTCGGCCGGATCACGCGCTATGACGGGTTCGACCCGGCGGTGATGGTCGACCGGCGCTATATCGAGATGAAGTTCGAACTGATGCGCAAGGTGTCGCGCTATGCGGTGGTGGGCGGCCCCGGCTGGCTCGCCTCGGTGATCGGCCTCGCCGCGCCGCTGGTCAAACCCGATGTCCGCCACTTCGCCGCCGATGACGAGGAAGGCGCCCGGCGCTGGTTGGGCGAGGGGGGGAACCAAGCGCCCGTGGCCGGGTGA
- a CDS encoding HAD family hydrolase, producing MSRPLLITDCDEVLLHMVTHFGAWLDEAHDIEFSPAGGDFSRSMRRRLDGSYVSRTEMWPLLGGFFDTEMHRQTLVPHAREALAAIGDYADIVVLTNLEDHRQPHRVAQLDAFGIRHRVVTNQGGKGVPVARLLDEYGPSAAVFVDDLAHHHQSVAEEAPGVWRIHMISEPSLAPIVPPAEHAHVRIDDWVAAERWITEKLG from the coding sequence ATGAGCCGGCCGCTGCTGATCACCGATTGCGACGAAGTGCTGCTCCACATGGTCACGCATTTCGGCGCTTGGCTCGATGAGGCGCACGACATCGAATTCTCGCCCGCTGGTGGCGATTTTTCCAGATCGATGCGCCGCCGTCTCGACGGCAGCTATGTCTCGCGCACCGAGATGTGGCCGCTGCTCGGCGGGTTTTTCGATACCGAGATGCACCGCCAGACCCTGGTGCCCCATGCGCGCGAGGCGCTGGCAGCGATCGGTGACTATGCCGATATCGTCGTCCTCACCAATCTCGAGGATCATCGCCAGCCGCACCGCGTGGCGCAGCTCGACGCCTTTGGCATCCGCCACCGCGTCGTCACCAATCAGGGCGGCAAGGGCGTGCCCGTCGCGCGGCTGCTCGACGAATATGGGCCGAGCGCGGCGGTGTTCGTCGACGATCTCGCGCATCATCACCAGTCGGTGGCGGAGGAAGCACCCGGCGTCTGGCGCATCCACATGATTTCCGAACCCAGCCTTGCGCCCATCGTCCCCCCGGCCGAGCACGCGCATGTCCGGATCGATGACTGGGTCGCCGCCGAACGCTGGATCACCGAAAAGCTGGGCTGA
- a CDS encoding diguanylate cyclase, producing the protein MCERVRHLLVTVFLLTFLALAGVTPASARGAVLETRSGCWASGALAESLGAVAGSAVRWHCDGRAFSIEDERVLLRFELAAGGVPPRYLLTRRAALERVHVLMLDADGGMRETAIEPGAWQNSKADGQFRIVLPEISVETRQLIVAFDRPSHRMTLERAYLAPADPADGADHLRKLLLLAALCGMLAMPLMFNAAFYRVLREPFVLWHSALAVTLLATVVVSSGLAAALVDVPVMTLSWMATLIFGLSVAAGAMFTYGFIEPGRMHPWLRRALPWCALSAAALSGFHAAFPFVARPVQSTLYTAAFAPILLIFVCAMIDALLRGSRAAKFQAVGWAPMVLVGLTRLITGLVPTLDNHDAMMLFYFGCVFEVLSTAMGVADRFMALKDQRDRARTEAALLERLAERDALTGLLNRRAIETHFQELYASGFTSMAMLDLDHFKAINDDYGHGVGDMVLKATAEALQPSHDVQAFRMGGEEFVLLVRGKDAHAQAERRRRAIETVVARRVPIITRRVTASLGVVDLVAGAAAPVDFDRAFELADKLLYDAKLAGRDRGVSADGALRIAA; encoded by the coding sequence ATGTGCGAGCGTGTCCGCCATCTTCTGGTGACTGTTTTCCTGCTAACCTTTCTGGCGTTGGCGGGGGTGACGCCGGCGTCCGCGCGGGGGGCGGTGTTGGAGACGCGCAGCGGTTGCTGGGCCTCGGGGGCGTTGGCCGAAAGCCTCGGTGCGGTGGCAGGGTCGGCCGTGCGCTGGCACTGCGACGGGCGGGCTTTTTCGATTGAGGACGAACGGGTTCTCCTGCGTTTCGAGCTTGCGGCCGGGGGTGTGCCACCGCGCTATCTGTTGACGCGGCGCGCCGCGCTGGAGCGGGTGCATGTCCTGATGCTGGACGCCGATGGGGGGATGCGCGAGACGGCGATTGAGCCCGGCGCCTGGCAGAATTCGAAGGCCGATGGCCAGTTCCGCATCGTGCTGCCCGAGATATCCGTCGAAACGCGGCAGCTGATCGTCGCGTTCGACCGGCCGAGCCACCGCATGACGCTGGAGCGGGCCTATCTCGCCCCCGCCGATCCGGCGGACGGCGCGGATCATCTGCGCAAGCTGCTGCTCCTCGCGGCACTGTGCGGGATGCTCGCGATGCCGCTGATGTTCAACGCGGCCTTTTACCGGGTTCTGCGCGAGCCGTTCGTGCTGTGGCATTCGGCGCTGGCGGTTACGCTGCTGGCGACGGTGGTCGTTTCCTCGGGGCTGGCGGCGGCGCTTGTCGATGTGCCGGTGATGACGCTGAGCTGGATGGCGACGCTGATCTTCGGGCTTTCGGTCGCGGCGGGGGCGATGTTCACCTATGGTTTCATCGAGCCGGGGCGGATGCACCCCTGGCTGCGGCGCGCCTTGCCGTGGTGCGCGCTCAGCGCGGCGGCGCTGAGTGGCTTCCACGCCGCCTTTCCGTTCGTCGCGCGCCCGGTGCAATCGACGCTCTATACCGCGGCGTTCGCGCCCATCTTGCTGATCTTCGTCTGCGCGATGATCGATGCGCTGCTGCGCGGGAGCCGTGCGGCGAAGTTCCAGGCGGTGGGCTGGGCGCCGATGGTGCTGGTCGGGCTGACGCGGCTGATCACCGGGCTGGTGCCCACGCTCGACAATCATGATGCGATGATGCTTTTCTATTTCGGCTGCGTGTTCGAGGTGCTGTCGACCGCGATGGGCGTGGCGGATCGCTTCATGGCGCTGAAGGACCAGCGCGACCGTGCGCGGACCGAGGCGGCCTTGCTCGAGCGGCTGGCCGAGCGCGATGCGCTGACCGGTCTGCTCAACCGGCGCGCGATCGAGACGCATTTCCAGGAACTCTACGCGAGCGGCTTTACCAGCATGGCGATGCTCGACCTCGATCATTTCAAGGCGATCAACGACGATTATGGCCACGGCGTGGGCGATATGGTGCTGAAGGCGACCGCCGAGGCGCTGCAGCCGAGCCATGATGTGCAGGCCTTTCGCATGGGTGGCGAGGAATTCGTCCTGCTGGTGCGGGGGAAGGATGCGCATGCGCAGGCCGAACGCCGGCGGCGGGCGATCGAAACGGTTGTCGCGCGCCGGGTGCCGATCATCACGCGGCGGGTTACCGCAAGCCTGGGGGTGGTCGATCTGGTCGCGGGCGCGGCCGCGCCGGTCGATTTTGATCGCGCGTTCGAGCTGGCCGACAAATTGCTGTACGACGCCAAGCTGGCCGGGCGCGACCGCGGCGTGAGCGCGGATGGCGCGCTGCGGATCGCCGCCTGA
- a CDS encoding nuclear transport factor 2 family protein gives MTNPADLAIRMRRAAFNRALAEGDLKAIGPLLAQHAVLVTGTDSAVITGRTAQLQAWKREFAAAARVVYARTPETIVPSTVEPIALEHGQWQGVDAASGTVIASGNYTAKWRELGGQWVIIAEIYLTLG, from the coding sequence ATGACCAACCCCGCCGATCTTGCCATCCGCATGCGCCGCGCCGCGTTCAACCGTGCGCTGGCCGAGGGCGATCTGAAGGCGATCGGGCCGCTGCTCGCGCAGCATGCGGTGCTGGTGACGGGGACCGACAGCGCGGTGATAACCGGGCGCACCGCGCAGTTGCAGGCGTGGAAGCGCGAGTTCGCGGCGGCGGCGCGGGTGGTCTATGCGCGCACGCCCGAGACGATCGTGCCCTCGACCGTCGAGCCGATCGCATTGGAGCATGGCCAGTGGCAGGGCGTGGACGCGGCGAGCGGAACGGTGATCGCGTCGGGCAATTACACCGCCAAATGGCGCGAGTTGGGCGGCCAGTGGGTGATCATCGCCGAAATCTATCTGACGCTCGGCTGA
- a CDS encoding DUF3572 domain-containing protein: MKAPETNIQNAEALALSALVWILGDQPRAERLLTLTGLSPDDLRARAGDSAVLAAVLGFLEAHEPDLVACAGDIDCKPEALVTARRALDGGHWE; encoded by the coding sequence ATGAAGGCCCCGGAAACAAATATTCAGAATGCTGAAGCGCTGGCCCTTTCGGCGCTTGTGTGGATCCTTGGGGATCAGCCCCGCGCCGAAAGGCTACTCACGCTGACCGGGCTTTCGCCCGACGATCTGCGCGCGCGCGCCGGCGATTCCGCGGTGCTCGCCGCGGTGCTCGGCTTTCTCGAGGCGCACGAACCCGATCTTGTCGCCTGTGCGGGCGATATCGACTGCAAGCCCGAAGCGCTCGTCACCGCGCGCCGCGCGCTCGACGGAGGACATTGGGAATGA
- a CDS encoding oxidoreductase, with protein MQHWSENDIPDLSGTRALVTGAASGIGYEAARALAQNGAHVILVDRNAEGGQAARERIRGLSPNASVEFRMLDLGHLESVRDFAGTLAAEGTSLDLLINNAGIQPISERRTSADGFELSFAIGHLGHFVLTAGLFPLLSRAAAPRVVTVSSMVHGKGALDWDDLQLERGYAAQRAYNRTKLANLLFAREFQRRLGAAQSKVRSIAVHPGVAQTAIGANRRQLGKFGPGDYLVSTILSFVMPWLGQPAQAGALPTLYAATAPDAQAGGFYGPGGFGEMKGPPAPATVKPAAQNPKDAERLWTLTEELTETRFAV; from the coding sequence ATGCAGCACTGGTCCGAAAACGATATTCCGGATCTCTCGGGCACGCGCGCGCTGGTTACCGGCGCGGCGAGCGGAATCGGCTATGAAGCCGCCCGCGCCCTCGCGCAGAACGGCGCGCACGTCATCCTGGTCGATCGCAATGCCGAAGGCGGCCAGGCCGCGCGCGAGCGCATCCGCGGATTGAGCCCCAACGCCTCGGTCGAATTCCGGATGCTCGATCTCGGCCATCTCGAGTCGGTGCGCGATTTCGCAGGCACGCTTGCCGCCGAAGGCACGTCGCTCGATCTGCTGATCAACAATGCCGGCATCCAGCCGATCAGCGAGCGTCGCACCAGCGCCGACGGGTTCGAGCTCAGCTTCGCGATCGGCCATCTCGGCCATTTCGTGCTGACTGCGGGGCTCTTTCCGCTGCTGAGCCGCGCCGCCGCGCCGCGCGTCGTCACCGTCTCCAGCATGGTCCACGGCAAGGGCGCGCTCGATTGGGACGATCTCCAGCTCGAACGCGGCTATGCCGCGCAGCGCGCCTATAACCGCACCAAGCTCGCCAACCTCCTCTTCGCGCGCGAATTCCAGCGGCGGCTCGGCGCCGCGCAGAGCAAGGTGCGCAGCATCGCGGTCCATCCCGGCGTCGCGCAGACCGCGATCGGCGCCAACCGCCGCCAGCTCGGCAAATTCGGCCCCGGCGATTATCTCGTCAGCACGATCCTCAGCTTCGTCATGCCCTGGCTCGGCCAGCCCGCCCAGGCCGGCGCGCTCCCCACGCTCTACGCCGCCACCGCGCCCGACGCGCAAGCCGGCGGCTTTTACGGCCCCGGCGGCTTTGGCGAGATGAAAGGCCCCCCGGCCCCCGCCACGGTCAAACCCGCCGCCCAAAACCCCAAAGACGCCGAACGGCTCTGGACGCTGACCGAAGAACTGACGGAGACGCGGTTCGCGGTGTAA
- the rpmG gene encoding 50S ribosomal protein L33: protein MAKPTTVKIKLVSSEGTGFFYVTKKNPRTKTEKLSFRKYDPVARKHVEFKEAKIK, encoded by the coding sequence ATGGCCAAGCCGACCACCGTCAAGATCAAGCTCGTCAGCTCGGAAGGCACCGGCTTCTTCTACGTTACCAAGAAGAATCCGCGGACCAAGACCGAGAAGCTTTCTTTCCGCAAGTATGATCCCGTCGCGCGCAAGCACGTCGAGTTCAAGGAAGCCAAGATCAAGTAA